One Caretta caretta isolate rCarCar2 chromosome 6, rCarCar1.hap1, whole genome shotgun sequence genomic region harbors:
- the ARHGAP5 gene encoding rho GTPase-activating protein 5 isoform X3 — MMAKNKEPRPPSYAISVVGLSGTEKDKGNCGVGKSCLCNRFVRSKADEYYPEHTSVLSTIDFGGRVVNNDHFLFWGDVTQSGEDGTECKVHVIEQTEFIDDQTFLPHRSTNLQPYIKRAAASKLQSAEKLMYICTDQLGLEQDFEQKQMPEGKLNIDGFLLCIDVSQGCNRKFDDQLKFVNNLYIQLSKSKKPIIIAATKCDECVDHYLREVQAFASNKKNLVVVETSARFNINVETCFTALVQMMDKTRGKPKIIPYLDAYKTQRQLVVTATDKFEKLVQTVRDYHATWKTVSNKLKNHPDYEEYIHLEGTKKAKNTFSKHIEQLKQEHIRKRREEYINTLPRAFNTLLSNLDEIEHLNWSEALKIMEKRPDFQLCFIVLEKTPWDETDHIDKVNDRRIPFDLLSTLEAEKVYQNHVQHLISEKRRVEMKEKFKKTLEKIQFISPGQPWEEVMCFVMEDEAFKYITDADSKEVYSRHQREIVEKAKEEFQEMLFEHSELFYDLDLNATPSSDKMSEIHAVLSEEPRYKALQKLAPDRESLLLKHIGFVYHPTKETCLSGQNCMDIKVEQLLANSLLQLDHGRLNLYHDRANIDKVNLFILGKDGLAQELANEIRTQSTDDEYALDGKIYELDLRPVDAKSPYLLSQLWTSAFKPHGFFCVFNSIESLNFIGECIGKIRAEASQIRRDKYMASLPFTLILANQRDSISKNLPILRHQGQQLANKLQCPFVDVPAGTYPRKFNEAQIKQALRGVLEAVKHNLDVVSPVPTIKDLSEADLRIVMCAMCGDPFSVDLILSPFLDSHSCSAAQAGQNNSLMLDKIIGEKRRRIQITILSYHSSIGVRKDELVHGYILVYSAKRKASMGMLRAFLSEVQDTIPVQLVAVTDSQADFFENEAIKELMTEGEHIATEITAKFTALYSLSQYHRQTEVFTLFFSDVLEKKNMIENSYMSDSTRESTHTSEDVFLQSPRGNSLAYNYYPDSEDDTEAPPPYSPIGDDVQLLPTPSDRSKYRLDLEGNEYPVHSTPLNCHDHERNHKVPPPIKPKPLVPKANVKKLDPNLLKTIEAGIGKNPRKQSSRVPLAPPEDSDQSDNYAEPIDTVFKHRGFTDDIYAVPDDSQNRIIKIRNSFVINAQGDEENGFSDRISKSHGERRPSKYKYKSKTLFSKAKSYYRRTHSDASDDEAFTTSKTKRKGRHRGSEEDPLLSPVETWKGGIDNPAITSDQELDDKKMKKKTHKVKEDKKLWVLTENSGSMTFGDS, encoded by the coding sequence ATGATGGCTAAAAACAAAGAGCCTCGTCCCCCATCCTATGCTATTAGTGTGGTTGGACTATCTGGAACTGAAAAAGACAAAGGTAATTGTGGAGTTGGAAAGTCATGTTTGTGCAATAGGTTTGTGCGTTCGAAAGCAGATGAATATTATCCTGAGCATACCTCTGTGCTTAGCACAATTGACTTTGGAGGACGAGTTGTTAATAATGATCACTTTTTGTTCTGGGGTGACGTAACACAAAGCGGTGAGGATGGAACAGAATGCAAAGTTCATGTAATTGAACAGACTGAGTTCATTGATGATCAGACTTTCTTGCCTCATCGGAGTACGAATTTACAACCATATATAAAACGGGCAGCTGCCTCCAAATTGCAGTCAGCAGAAAAATTAATGTACATTTGCACAGATCAGCTAGGCTTGGAGCAAGACTTTGAGCAAAAACAAATGCCTGAAGGGAAACTGAACATAGATGGCTTTTTATTATGCATTGATGTTAGCCAAGGATGCAATAGGAAATTCGATGATCAACTTAAATTTGTGAATAATCTCTATATCCAGCTCTCAAAATCTAAAAAACCTATAATAATAGCAGCAACTAAATGTGATGAATGTGTGGATCATTATCTAAGAGAGGTTCAGGCGTTTGcttcaaataaaaagaaccttgTGGTAGTGGAAACATCAGCAAGATTCAATATCAATGTTGAGACATGTTTTACTGCACTGGTACAAATGATGGataaaactcgtggcaaacctaAAATAATTCCGTATCTGGATGCCTATAAGACACAGAGACAACTTGTTGTTACTGCAACAGATAAATTTGAAAAACTTGTGCAAACTGTGAGAGACTATCATGCAACTTGGAAAACTGTTAGTAATAAACTGAAAAATCATCCTGATTACGAGGAGTACATACATTTGGAAGGAACAAAAAAGgccaaaaatacattttcaaaacacaTAGAGCAGCTTAAACAGGAACATataagaaaaagaagagaagaataTATTAATACACTGCCAAGAGCTTTTAACACATTGCTGTCAAACCTTGATGAGATTGAACACCTGAACTGGTCAGAAGCCTTGAAGATAATGGAGAAAAGGCCAGACTTCCAACTTTGTTTTATTGTATTAGAAAAAACACCCTGGGATGAAACCGACCATATAGACAAAGTGAATGATAGGAGGATTCCATTTGACCTTCTCAGTACATTAGAAGCTGAAAAAGTCTATCAAAACCATGTACAGCATCTTATATCTGAGAAGAGGAGGGTTGAAATGAAGGAGAAGTTCAAAAAAACTCTTGAGAAAATACAGTTCATTTCACCTGGGCAGCCATGGGAAGAAGTTATGTGCTTTGTTATGGAGGATGAAGCATTCAAATATATCACTGATGCAGACAGTAAAGAAGTATATAGCAGGCATCAGAGGGAAATAGTTGAAAAAGCCAAAGAGGAGTTTCAGGAAATGCTTTTTGAACATTCAGAACTGTTCTATGACCTAGATCTTAATGCAACACCCAGTTCAGATAAAATGAGTGAAATTCATGCAGTTCTGAGTGAAGAGCCGAGATACAAAGCTTTACAGAAACTTGCACCTGATAGAGAATCCCTTCTTCTTAAACACATAGGATTTGTTTATCATCCCACAAAAGAAACTTGTCTCAGTGGCCAAAATTGCATGGACATTAAAGTAGAGCAGTTACTTGCCAATAGTCTTTTGCAGCTTGACCATGGTCGCTTAAATTTGTACCATGATAGAGCCAATATTGATAAAGTTAATCTTTTCATTTTGGGTAAAGATGGTCTTGCGCAGGAGTTGGCAAATGAGATTCGGACACAATCCACTGATGATGAATATGCCTTAGATGGAAAAATATATGAACTAGATCTTAGGCCAGTTGATGCAAAGTCACCTTACCTTTTAAGTCAGTTATGGACCTCTGCCTTTAAACCGCATGGATTTTTCTGTGTGTTTAACTCTATTGAATCCCTCAATTTTATTGGAGAATGCATTGGAAAAATAAGGGCTGAAGCATCTCAGATAAGGAGAGACAAGTATATGGCTAGTCTTCCATTTACGTTAATATTGGCTAATCAGAGAGACAGCATTAGCAAAAACCTACCTATTCTGAGACACCAAGGTCAGCAATTAGCCAATAAGTTGCAGTGTCCTTTTGTAGATGTGCCTGCTGGTACATATCCACGTAAATTTAATGAGGCTCAAATAAAGCAAGCTCTAAGGGGAGTGCTGGAAGCAGTTAAACACAATTTGGATGTTGTAAGCCCAGTTCCCACCATTAAAGATCTGTCAGAAGCTGACTTGAGAATTGTGATGTGTGCCATGTGTGGAGATCCATTTAGTGTGGATCTTATTCTTTCACCCTTCCTTGACTCTCACTCGTGTAGTGCTGCTCAGGCTGGCCAGAATAACTCTTTAATGCTTGATAAAATTATAGGTGAAAAAAGGAGGCGGATACAGATAACCATATTATCATACCATTCTTCAATTGGTGTAAGGAAAGATGAACTAGTTCATGGGTATATACTAGTTTATTCTGCTAAAAGGAAGGCATCTATGGGAATGCTTCGGGCATTTCTTTCAGAAGTACAGGACACTATTCCTGTCCAGTTGGTAGCTGTAACTGATAGCCAGGCAGATTTTTTTGAGAATGAAGCTATCAAGGAATTAATGACTGAAGGAGAACATATAGCAACAGAGATTACTGCTAAATTTACAGCTTTATATTCTTTATCTCAGTATCATCGTCAGACTGAGGTTTTCACCTTGTTCTTCAGTGACGTATTAGAGAAGAAAAACATGATTGAAAATTCCTATATGTCTGATAGCACCAGAGAATCAACACATACAAGTGAAGATGTTTTCCTGCAGTCTCCCAGAGGAAATTCTCTTGCGTATAATTACTACCCAGATTCAGAAGATGATACGGAAGCACCACCCCCCTATAGCCCAATTGGAGATGATGTGCAGTTGCTCCCAACACCTAGCGATCGTTCAAAATATCGATTAGACTTGGAAGGAAATGAGTATCCTGTTCATAGCACACCACTCAACTGTCATGACCATGAACGCAACCACAAAGTACCTCCTCCTATAAAACCCAAGCCGCTTGTACCTAAGGCAAATGTGAAAAAACTGGATCCAAACCTTCTAAAAACGATTGAGGCTGGCATTGGTAAAAACCCAAGGAAACAATCCTCTCGAGTGCCTTTGGCACCACCAGAAGATTCAGACCAATCCGATAATTATGCAGAACCTATTGACACTGTTTTTAAACACAGAGGTTTTACTGATGATATCTATGCAGTTCCAGATGATAGTCAGAATCGTATTATTAAAATTCGAAACTCATTTGTTATAAATGCACAAGGAGATGAAgaaaatggattttctgacagaatatCAAAGAGTCATGGGGAAAGAAGGCCatcaaaatacaaatataaatccAAAACACTGTTTAGTAAAGCAAAATCTTACTACAGGAGAACACATTCAGACGCAAGTGATGATGAGGCTTTTACCACatctaaaacaaaaagaaaaggaagacatcGTGGAAGTGAAGAAGATCCACTTCTGTCTCCAGTTGAAACCTGGAAAGGTGGAATCGATAACCCCGCTATCACTTCAGATCAAGAGTTAGATGACaaaaaaatgaagaagaaaactCACAAAGTAAAAGAAGATAAGAAG